CATTCAAATCAAAGGTTTTTTGGATCCCGAAAGTGGCGAAAATAACCAAGTAAAGATTTTTTATACCAATTCTTCTGTTTTATATAAACTCAAGATTTACCCTTATATTCTTTTTACCACTTTGGCATTCTTTATTGCCTTGGCATATTGGGCATTTTCTGCCAGTAGAAAATCTGAACAAAGCCTTGTGTGGGCAGGTATGGCAAGAGAAACGGCACATCAAATAGGAACGCCTCTTTCTTCTCTTTTAGGATGGTTTGAATTACTTAAAATACACGATGTACCTGATGAAACATTAGCAGAAATCCAAAAAGATTTAAACCGACTTCAAATTATCACCGAAAGATTTTCTAAAATTGGAGCTCAACCAGGCTTAGAGCCTCAAAATATCGTTCCAGTTGTCAGAAATGCTTACCAATATCTCAGAAGGCGTTCTTCTCAAAAAATCAACTTTGAATTCACTTGCGAAGCTGATGAATACACGATAAACCTCAATAAAGAATTGATGTCTTGGGTGATCGAAAATTTAATTCGAAACTCTGTAGATTCTATTCAAGGCGAAGGAGAAATTTCACTACACATTTTCGATAAAGATCAGAATATCTATATTGATATCACAGACACTGGAAAGGGAATAAAATTGGCTAATTTTAAAACCATTTTTGAACCAGGTTTCACCACCAAAACAAGAGGTTGGGGCTTAGGTTTATCTCTTGCCAAAAGAATTGTAGAAATGTATCATCATGGAGATATCTATGTTCTAAAATCTACTGTAAACGTAGGAACAACCATCCGTTTGATTCTTTCAAAAGCTAAATAAAACTCCTTTGTCAGCACTCTATTTTCATATTCCATTTTGCAGGAAAGCTTGCGCTTATTGCAATTTTTATTTTCAAACTAATTTGGCTTTGGAAGATGAATTGGTTTTAGCACTTATTCAAGAGTTTTTACAAAGGAAAAGAGCATGGAAAAATGGTATCGAAACACTTTATTTTGGTGGAGGAACCCCCTCAATATTAAAGAATTCTAACTTAGAACTTATTGTCGATACACTAAAACAAAACCTTGATTTCTCTGAAATTCAAGAAATCACTCTAGAGTGTAATCCAGAAGATATTTCTCCAGAAAAGTTGAAATTTTGGAAAAAATT
This portion of the Flavobacteriales bacterium genome encodes:
- a CDS encoding ATP-binding protein codes for the protein MQAIYQFRRWWKRLFFISAFGIVAITIIYSNTLISELKYEEVKKVEIWAKAYQHIENLKDGCSDIDLFLDIVQNNSTIPMIIFNEKTQEVVNALNIDEGVDTLQLIRNMEKDYPPIQIKGFLDPESGENNQVKIFYTNSSVLYKLKIYPYILFTTLAFFIALAYWAFSASRKSEQSLVWAGMARETAHQIGTPLSSLLGWFELLKIHDVPDETLAEIQKDLNRLQIITERFSKIGAQPGLEPQNIVPVVRNAYQYLRRRSSQKINFEFTCEADEYTINLNKELMSWVIENLIRNSVDSIQGEGEISLHIFDKDQNIYIDITDTGKGIKLANFKTIFEPGFTTKTRGWGLGLSLAKRIVEMYHHGDIYVLKSTVNVGTTIRLILSKAK